The genome window CAACCTGTTCAACTTGTACTTATATGATCTGTCTGAATATTCTGGCGAAGATCTACTAGAAGAGGGGAAATATGATCCAACGAACACCTATTTATATCTGGAACGCGATGAATTATATCCGTTTTTCATTCAGTATGAGGGGAAGGTTATTGGATTCGTACTGGTATGCTCACCTCCATATGTGCCGGAAGATGTGGATTATACCGTGCAGGAGTTGTTCTTGGTCCAAAAATATCGCGGGCAAGGGCTGGCAGCACAAGCGGTTGACTTGGTTTTTGCTCAATTTCAGGGTAGATTCAAAGTAGAACAGCTCGCTAACAATGCGACAGCAGTTTCATTCTGGAAAAAGTATTATGAGCACCATCAGATCGAATATACCGAGTCTGAATATAACATTGAGATTGACAACATCGCTGGTAGCCACCGGATTTTGTCCCAGACTTTTGTGCGAAGAGACAGAGTTTCTGAATAAACGAAAGGTTTTCTGAATGTAATTGATTTTTTCAGGTCCGATTTGCTTCTCCTATGTTGAGAGGTGGATAGGATCTTTTTCAATTTCCATTTACCAATACATGGGTTATGATGAAGAAAGAGGAGTCTATAGGAATGACCGTGTAAGGGGGAGAAAGCAGGTATGCCCAAGCATCATTTTGTGATTGAAAACAAATCGCGAGTAAACGAGAATATGTATACCTCCTACTCCTGGGATTCTCATGGCAACATACATAAAAGTGGGCTGAAGTCAGAGTTTTATGCGGCCCTGGAAGACGAATTCATTGCATATATTTATGATTCCCTTCGCTGGTTGGATACATGGAATCCATCCACCTGTATGAGATGTAGTGGACTGAACAACTGTGGAATAACCGTTATTGAAGAGCAGGATGCATTGTTGAAGTTTCATAAATTGATTCAAGCCTGGATAGATCTATTTAGCTATGCGACAGATCCGATTGTTCTAACAGGGAGTTACTGTGTCGATGGAGAAGAACAAAAGGGCTACTACGAGACACTTGCATACAATAAGGTCGAATTAATTAACGAATTACATAAACTTGCGAACATGGCAAAGCATGCTGAGATAAATGGGAAATGCATTGTGCATTTTGGGATATGAAGAATGAATCGTAGAATTTCCTGATTGAAATTGTGAGCTGTTGAAGCAACCCAACAGAGAGGGGCAGAGGCATGACTAGTCGTATTGTAGTTACCGGTGGAGCTATTATTCGAGATCGTATGGGAAGGGTTCTGCTGCAAAAGAGATCTGATTATGGAGATTGGGGATTACCTGGTGGTGGTATGGAGCCAGGTGAACGAATCGAAGAAACCATGATTAGAGAAGTGAAAGAGGAAACAGGGCTTGACGTGAGTTCTTATAAATTGGCCTCCATCTACACGGGCGAGAGAATGCACTATACGTATCCGGATGGAAATGAAGTAGTGTTTGTAATGTTTTTATTTGACGTTATTGCGGAGTTGGAAGGAAAACTCTGTGATGACCAGATGACTCTTTTATTTGAAGATGAACAAAAGGAATCATTACAGCTTGTTTTCAGATATCTTGATGAGATTGATATTGCCACAATTAACAATGTGCAGAAGCCTATATTTGTAGACTTGAAGCAAGGAGAGACTAAATTGCTTCGCGAGTGATCGCGATAATAGAATAGTTCAGATAGAGAAAGGAGCTTTTACATTGCCTTGGCCTATGGTCCATTTTGCAATTGCATCGGAATTGATATCCAAGCCACCCTCTGAATTGTTATTGGGAAGCCTAGCTCCTGATTCCATCCATGTAAGAACTAATCTTCGTACCGAAAAGGCAAAAACCCACCTCATGCCAGAGGCGGGAAGGTTTGCAACAGATGAAGAACTTAAAGCTTTTTTTGAGTCCAACAAGAAGTTAGCTTATAGTGATCCCAAATTCATGCAATATCTGTGCGGTTACATCGCCCATATCTATACGGACCGCGTATGGACATTCGATATATATCCTGCATATGAAGTTCACCCCAATGGAAGAAACGTGTATACGAAGGATGTCACGAAGCTTGAATTTCTGATTTTACGGAATTGGGACAAGGCCAGCGATTGGTTAAGTGAGCTGAACGTGGGAAAAGCATATGATTTAGGCGGATTGCTGGAAGCTGAGGTGTATCAGTATAGGGGAAAGAAACTGGAGTTTTTAGCTAACCCTGACAACGAACACTTGGGTGACTTAAATATTTTATCCATGGAAGCTATGCAAGAGTTCATATATACAACAGGATTAGCGTTAAAACAATTGTATACGAAATGGGATGTTTATAAGGATTTACGCAGCAGTGTGTAAGTAAGGGAGGGATTTACTTGAAGGTATACAGGAAACAACTCCGTAAAATTGTAGTAAATAATACACTGTTCCTGTACGTTGTGGATGAACAAGCATACGATATCGTCATTCGGGTTTATTCGAATTCGCTTAAATCCACATTCGTAGAGTTCGATGTTGCTTGGGAAGATACATGGGATATATTTGTCCATGAACCCAGACTGATATCCAACCTTATTCAATATGCAATAAGACAAGGGTGGGACTACCAACAGAAGAATAACAAAATGAGATTCAAAAACGCGAACAGCATTGTAAGAATTTTAATGGCAGAGAATCTGGACCAATAAACGTTCGCAGACGATATGAGGATCAACTAGATTTAGAGAGTGGGGGTCAGATCAGATGTATGCGGTAATTGCCAATGTTATTAAGGACAATCAACTCCGAACGGGTGCGAAGGTGTACATTTTATATTGTCATGGTATGGCTGAAAGTCCATTGGTATATGGTATGGCCAGGGGAGGAAAGAGAATCGAGAAGTATATCTCCTACAAAAAATTAAAGAAATTCAGATCACAGTGGGTCCCTCAACATATTAGGCATCGGGTGAAATGGTCATATGAAGATCGAAAAGAAGCGGATAAGTGTGCTAAGTCATTAGAATTAATGTGGTCTAACGTCCGATTATTTGATAGTGCGGGTCATATAATTAAAGAGGGTGTGACGACAAGCCAAGCTTTTAATATTGCTAGTAAGATCAAGTTTATTGAACGCAGGTACATGTTGGACGAGAAGGAGAAGTGACGTGCCGAACATATATAAGGGAAGATATTCAGCTCAAATTGATGGAGAATTTGTTGTATTTATCATCGGAATGAGGATTAATCGTCTGTGGGCTATACATAAATGGCTGCCTGTTCTACAGTCTATGGGCCCGATGATTAAAGAGCTGTATATGAATCCGGAGACCGGATTTCTGAGTACAGAGTATTTTATAAGCTGGCGTGGAGTGACGTTACTTCAATACTGGCGATCTTACGATGAATTGGAGAAATACGCACGGGGCGGACTGCACTTGGAAGCCTGGAAAAGATTCAACCGCTCCATTGGTTCCGATGGAACAGTAGGGATCTATCATGAAACATATAAAGCTCAGTCGGGTTCCTTCGAGACCATATATGTCAATATGCCCCAATTCGGATTAGCTAGCGCGTCTGAACACGTGCCTTCGACAGGCAAGATGGAGACATCCAGACGCAGAATGAGCGGAGAGAATGACCCGGCCGTGGATACACCAGAGAATCCTTAAATTAGTGAATAGAGAGGAGCATGTTATGAAGGCTAGACTTCGGCCAGAAGATATATATTCCAAGCAATTAAGCTGGCTGTGTATTGAACCGATGCTTGTTTCCGTGCGGGGCAGAGATATGGCCGCCAAAACAGAGATATACCGACAGTTACATGAGGGGCAACAAGCTTTATTTTTGTTCTATTCCTATCACAATCACACGAAGAGTCTGGCAGAATTTTATTGGTTTTCGGCGTATAACATCACCCAGATCAAGAGTTGGAATGGGATTAAAAATGGGATGCGGTTTTTTCATTTAGATGAGATGGTGAATGTACTGGATCAGATAGAAAGCCTGATTACGGAACACAATTGGGTGGATGAAGTGTGGCGTGAGGTGCTGCCAACCGATCTGGAGAAGGACCCGATCCTACTTCAGAGAACAGAAGCATTATATGCTAATTATCAAGCCGTGGCACAAGAAGCTATTACACACATGAACGAGATGATCCTGCAAAATCAGGAGATGTATCTGGAGATCGATTAACATTAACCTAGCACCATTATATGAAAAGACTAACTCATGCCTTGAATGCTCCGGATGAGTATATAGAAGAACTGCTCCCATGGAGTGGTTCTTTTTGGTATCTGTGCAGTGCCGATGCAACAAACTTGCAAAATCCTGCAACAAAACGCAATACAGTGGGATTGTCGTAACTATGCTTGTAATATGAGTTGTGAGAGGAGGGCCAACACATGAAAGTCATTTTTGAAGAGGACACGTCAGTTGAAAAAAGGGTAGCCAAGGTCATTACACATCCAGAGGAAAAGTCGAAGTGGGATCGTATTCAGCAGGCGATCTGCGAATCAGAAACTCAATTAACGGTCATCCATGCCAAGAATAATCGCAATATGCAGATCCAATTGAGCTCGGTGGTTGCCTTTGAATCAGAGGATCGGATGTGCTGTGTCCGGGTGATCTCAGGGGAGAGGTATTTGCTTAATAAACGTCTGAAATTTGTAGAAGAGGATCTGGGTGACGTTCATTTTGTGAAAATTAATAATCAAACGATCATCAATACACGATACATCACCGCATTCTCTGCAACAGACCATGCCCGAATTAAGGTAGACCTGAGCGATCTCTCCAGTTATTTTGTCAGTCGATTTTATATTAAAAACTTTAGGGGGAAATTATCATGATGACTCAACTTAGACATTCTTTTTTTCAAGTATTCACGATGATGACGCTATGGATCACACTCTTGGCAACCATATTCTTTGGTGATCTACCCATTCAGATGTCCTATTTATGGAACATAGCGGGTATTGCTCTCATTGCAGCTGTGTTGTTTGGAGTGATGTATAACATACTGTGGAACCATTTTACGTTAAAACCGGTATGGAATATCGTTATTTCTTCCACATTCAATATTGCTGGAGGTATGGCGATGGTATGGTTATTCTCGGTAGATATGTTCCAGTTCATCGCTCCCTGGTTCCCCGGTATGTGGTTATTATCTATCGTGCTGCACATCATCGCTTTTTATTTTTATGCTAGAATAGATAGCAGGAAAAAAGCGGAAGAGTTAAATAACATTCTCAAGTAGGCAGGGAGTGCACGTATGAACGAGGAAGAACTGTTGCAGCTGTACGGATTGGAACCAGATGAGCTTAACCGGAAGGACATCCGACAGCTGCTACACCAAGAGATAGAGAATCGAAACTTAGAGGATAACGAAGTTCTAAAACTATTGTGCATTATGTTGTTCTGTATCGGGAATGTAGAGGACACCACGCTGATCTGGCAGGCTAAACAAAAGAATCAGGATGCGAGCAGTTATCTTGATGTGCAGTTATTATGTGGTGCAGGGTACGAGGAGACATTCTTTTACCTGGAAAAGATGGACGGGGAACAGGCACATAAGGAATTGCTGTACCTTAGACAGTGCGAGCCGTATGATTTTGTTGATTTCTCCAAAGTGGAATGGGTCTCGAACTATAAACGATATTACGGTGTTTGAGGATAAACGAGTTAACGGACATATTGGAAGGAGGGGGGGGATGCCAAGTTTGCATGACAACATCATATTAAGCTACGAAGTAGATTTAGAGAACGAAAGAATCAGGATGCGTACTCGTTCAAGTCATGCTGTGCCGAAAAATATGGATGTCTTATTCTCTGGTGTAATGGCCCATGCGTTTGATACACCGCTGCATGGCAGCATTATTCTGGATCTGGATGAGTGGGATCTGGGGCATTTTATCCCATCTAATCGCGAATTGTTAGAGTCGGGAAAGGGCTACTGCTGGCCTGTCAGTTATGATTCGTATGACGAATTGCATAACCGGCTGATCGATGAGAAATACAAGTACATGGTGATCTCATCCTCGTATGGATTGAGTGGTTGGGTTTTGGCGAAGAGCGTAGAGATTTCTGTTCAAGAAATGGGTGATCAAGATGAAGCCTGAATACACGCAACATGGTAGCAAGAGGAAGACAGGACTAAGAACAGGCATTGTTGTATTTGTTGTTCTGCTCGTTATTCTAGTCATGACCAATCCAAACGAAGAGGATTTTGTTGCCTGGCTCTCAAGTGAACATGGCATCCATGCTTCGTATAATGTGAATGAAGGCAGGACGTTTACGCAGACAATCGACGGTGACGAAAAGAGGCTTCATTACAAAGGTGGACATATACGCCATATGGGAATCTTTTCAACGTATAGTTATCTTTTCTCGGATCATGAAGAAAAAGAAATCCTGATTGAAGCGGTCGGCATAATGAACATGCTATGGAATCGATAGTTAGATTCACTATGGACAGTTAAAAAAGTTAGGAAAAAGTTCTGCTGATATCCACGCTCTATGCATGATGTAACTTGTGCAGAAAAGCGTGTTTTTGGCGTGAGATGCCTTATACGTTGGAATGGCTAATTTCGTTCGTTCGCAAATCCCACATTATGGGTTATGATGTACCTTGAGAGAAAATTTTACATAGATAGGAAGTCTTCTTATGTAGACGATTGGTGATTGGAGGACGGAATATGAAAAAGTTAATCCTAGTTTCATTATTATTTTTGCTTCTGGTGGCTTGTCAGAACCAGGCAAACACTGAAGATGCGCAGCAAACAATAGATTCCTCAACCTTAAATGTCACAGAAAAAGAGACACAACAGAATGAAGAAATATCGACATCCCAAGAGAAGGAAGACACTCCACCAGAGTATCTCGATGAAACAAACTATAACGAAGACCAATTGGAAATTGTCAAACTGATGAATGCCCGCATGCGTTATTTATACGAAAAGGATGAAGCAGCATATATGAGTCTGATTGATCCTGAATCTCCTATATTAGGTATGGGGAGATACAAAATTCGCAAGGTTACTTCCATGAGCGACATAACGATACAGGAGCAAAGGAAGCTCTATCAGGCAGTGGTGATGGTTAACGAATTAAATGAGAACGACGAAGAGTATAGCAATACGATGGTGTTTTGGAAAAAGAAAGAAGATGGCGATTCTGCGCAATGGGTTATTGCAGATATTGATTAATAACATAATGTCTGACACATGGAAGATCTATATCTTCACATTCACAGAACATAAAGGGTGATGCAATGATGACAAGGCGATTAATACTGATTGAAGGATTACCGGGTTCAGGCAAGTCAACAGTTGCCCAAATGGTATCCGAAATTTTGATAGAAAAGGGCAAGGAGGTACAACTATTTCAGGAAGGGAACCTGGATCACCCTGCTGATTATGAAGGTGTGGCTTACTATGATGCTCGAGACTTCGAGTCCTTATTGAAAACGCATGAAGAATACAGAGAGATTTTGAAAAGTCATGCGACTGCCCATGATCAAGGATACCTGATTCCTTATCGTAAGATGAGAGAACAACGGGGAATAGAGCTCCCCGATCACATTGTACAGGATATTTTCAGCCGAGATATTTACGAAATTTCTTTTGAGCAAAATGTGAAGATGATCACCGAGAAGTGGCAAGATTTTGTCCAAAACGTGTTAAGCACGAATGATGATTACATCACGATATTTGAGTGCTGTTTTATCCAGAATCCACTTACCATGGGTCTCGTAAAATGCAATCAAACCAAAGAGCAGAATATGCAGTATGTATTGGA of Paenibacillus sp. FSL R5-0517 contains these proteins:
- a CDS encoding GNAT family N-acetyltransferase, whose protein sequence is MKMNVQITRILAEQKELFLNLFNLYLYDLSEYSGEDLLEEGKYDPTNTYLYLERDELYPFFIQYEGKVIGFVLVCSPPYVPEDVDYTVQELFLVQKYRGQGLAAQAVDLVFAQFQGRFKVEQLANNATAVSFWKKYYEHHQIEYTESEYNIEIDNIAGSHRILSQTFVRRDRVSE
- a CDS encoding LytTR family DNA-binding domain-containing protein translates to MKVIFEEDTSVEKRVAKVITHPEEKSKWDRIQQAICESETQLTVIHAKNNRNMQIQLSSVVAFESEDRMCCVRVISGERYLLNKRLKFVEEDLGDVHFVKINNQTIINTRYITAFSATDHARIKVDLSDLSSYFVSRFYIKNFRGKLS
- a CDS encoding DUF4188 domain-containing protein, coding for MPNIYKGRYSAQIDGEFVVFIIGMRINRLWAIHKWLPVLQSMGPMIKELYMNPETGFLSTEYFISWRGVTLLQYWRSYDELEKYARGGLHLEAWKRFNRSIGSDGTVGIYHETYKAQSGSFETIYVNMPQFGLASASEHVPSTGKMETSRRRMSGENDPAVDTPENP
- a CDS encoding NUDIX domain-containing protein, with protein sequence MTSRIVVTGGAIIRDRMGRVLLQKRSDYGDWGLPGGGMEPGERIEETMIREVKEETGLDVSSYKLASIYTGERMHYTYPDGNEVVFVMFLFDVIAELEGKLCDDQMTLLFEDEQKESLQLVFRYLDEIDIATINNVQKPIFVDLKQGETKLLRE
- a CDS encoding adenylyl-sulfate kinase, which gives rise to MMTRRLILIEGLPGSGKSTVAQMVSEILIEKGKEVQLFQEGNLDHPADYEGVAYYDARDFESLLKTHEEYREILKSHATAHDQGYLIPYRKMREQRGIELPDHIVQDIFSRDIYEISFEQNVKMITEKWQDFVQNVLSTNDDYITIFECCFIQNPLTMGLVKCNQTKEQNMQYVLDLGRIIHALNPLLIYIDQKNISYTFDKAVRERPKEWSEGFINYYTNQGLGQAQGYQGVQGTVQVLQERKKLESEIYDLLQMDKVWLDNSDYDLEVCRRKLEKILE